A section of the Chloroflexota bacterium genome encodes:
- a CDS encoding YfhO family protein — protein sequence MRLKGLLFIQRTARRLQDHENLRVALLYALLIAVAYPQVVFMGKTLVASVYYPHGVVAEGPYGYLGRRIENTFNLDLASPAYYEFPVNRLVGEIYRRGQLPLWNPYQAAGTPLAAQYSSRAFFPYQIAEDILPPWTWDYFLLGRLWIAGFLTYLFLRALSLSPASSFLGGVFYMFSGSLVWFINLEQMANVAMLVPGLLLATEKLVRNQGGRYIACSALAFGLVLLAGQPETALYSLALAAAYFLFRVLRAGEGVRAILRQGGRYVFSFGLGLGLSAPLTLPFIELMGNSFHVHPPGGPVGIQGPIPYAWSVSLLVPTYFQEHTIFREFPQTGIWDFLGGYLGVVVVFLAFLGLLCRGRLGAYGLFFFLAGLVVLLKNFGVPPAKWLGYLPIFDQAWSDRWASPAWALSFAVAGAIGLESLGREPGPGMKGGISAGRLRLLGVGLVLLGLGLAWVILRPRLLSLPGPLTLKGQLVAAYFQALSLGAGGTAITASFFPREKRGGASVLSVAVALALVLFLLIALALVSPPPFPGEGGLVAIVALTTASILVFSLQAGNRKAAWGMGALAVLELWFHIPKGYNISWQYLTLIPLLIGLPLVFALARGKGRWAVLFALAPVLSYIIIDATAPKGLPQRYDPFTEAPYVQFLREKAGYYRIAGGDGVLMPNYAGALGVYDVRFINALSVNSYQHYAENSLLPGPHTVPIDRLWFTGIPDYLKPEESSFYQEIQERASFYSFLGVKYILAPSPVSIDMPLVYDGEAKVYENPSVLPRAFLVYQVEYASSYQQAQEALSRPDFDPLCRVVLEQEASFSPQEGRGTARIREYQPNRVVMETQSETPGILVLTDVFYPGWTAYIDGKAAKIYRANGLVRAVMVDKGDHTVVMSYFPRSLALGLAVALLAGVACLALMFRKRNQKGLSGSLQLLA from the coding sequence CCCGCCGCCTTCAGGACCATGAAAACCTCCGGGTGGCCCTACTCTATGCCCTGCTCATCGCTGTGGCCTATCCCCAGGTGGTCTTTATGGGCAAGACCCTGGTAGCCTCCGTCTATTACCCCCATGGGGTAGTGGCGGAGGGCCCCTACGGTTACCTGGGCAGAAGGATAGAGAACACCTTCAATCTGGACCTGGCCAGCCCGGCCTATTACGAGTTTCCTGTTAACCGCCTGGTGGGTGAGATATACCGCCGGGGCCAGCTCCCCCTCTGGAACCCCTATCAGGCGGCGGGGACACCTCTGGCCGCCCAGTATAGCAGCCGGGCCTTCTTCCCCTACCAGATTGCGGAGGATATCCTGCCTCCCTGGACCTGGGACTATTTCCTCCTGGGCCGGCTGTGGATTGCGGGGTTTCTTACCTACCTTTTCCTCAGGGCTCTTTCCCTCTCGCCAGCCAGTTCCTTCCTGGGAGGGGTCTTCTACATGTTCTCGGGGAGCCTGGTCTGGTTTATCAACCTGGAGCAGATGGCCAATGTGGCTATGCTGGTGCCGGGCCTCCTCCTGGCGACGGAGAAGCTGGTCCGAAACCAGGGGGGCAGATATATCGCCTGCTCCGCCCTGGCCTTTGGCCTGGTCCTCCTAGCGGGACAGCCGGAGACGGCCCTGTATTCCCTGGCCCTGGCCGCTGCCTATTTCCTTTTCCGTGTCCTCCGGGCAGGGGAAGGGGTAAGAGCAATATTAAGGCAAGGGGGGAGATATGTCTTTTCCTTTGGGCTGGGGCTGGGCCTCTCGGCGCCTCTGACCTTGCCTTTTATAGAGTTGATGGGAAACTCTTTCCATGTCCATCCGCCGGGGGGCCCGGTGGGTATTCAGGGTCCCATCCCGTATGCCTGGTCTGTCTCATTGCTCGTCCCCACCTATTTCCAGGAGCACACAATTTTCAGGGAATTCCCCCAGACTGGCATCTGGGACTTCCTGGGAGGCTACCTGGGGGTGGTGGTCGTCTTTCTGGCCTTCCTGGGACTCCTGTGCAGGGGAAGACTGGGGGCCTACGGCCTTTTCTTTTTCCTGGCCGGCCTTGTGGTCCTGCTGAAAAACTTCGGGGTGCCCCCGGCGAAATGGCTGGGCTATCTGCCCATCTTTGACCAAGCCTGGAGCGACCGGTGGGCCTCTCCGGCCTGGGCCCTTTCTTTCGCCGTAGCCGGGGCTATCGGCCTGGAAAGCCTGGGGCGAGAACCCGGGCCGGGGATGAAAGGTGGCATCTCCGCAGGTAGGCTGCGTCTCCTGGGGGTGGGGCTGGTCCTCCTTGGCCTGGGCCTGGCCTGGGTCATCCTCAGGCCCAGGCTTCTCTCACTCCCAGGTCCCCTTACTTTGAAAGGCCAGCTGGTCGCGGCCTACTTCCAGGCCCTCTCCCTGGGGGCGGGAGGCACAGCTATTACCGCCTCCTTCTTCCCCAGGGAAAAGAGGGGCGGGGCCTCTGTCCTTTCTGTGGCCGTAGCCCTGGCCCTGGTGCTTTTCCTGCTCATCGCCCTGGCCCTGGTCTCCCCACCCCCCTTCCCCGGAGAAGGGGGCCTGGTGGCCATAGTAGCCCTGACGACAGCCTCTATCCTGGTCTTCTCCCTTCAGGCGGGAAACCGAAAGGCCGCCTGGGGGATGGGAGCCCTGGCCGTCCTGGAACTCTGGTTCCATATTCCCAAAGGCTACAATATCTCCTGGCAATATCTGACCCTCATTCCCCTTCTTATCGGTCTGCCCCTGGTATTCGCCCTGGCCAGGGGGAAGGGGCGCTGGGCCGTCCTTTTTGCTCTGGCACCTGTGTTGTCTTATATCATCATCGATGCCACGGCCCCAAAAGGCCTTCCCCAGCGCTATGACCCCTTTACCGAGGCACCCTATGTCCAGTTCCTGAGGGAAAAGGCGGGCTATTACCGGATAGCTGGGGGTGATGGGGTGCTGATGCCGAACTATGCCGGCGCCCTGGGGGTCTACGATGTGCGGTTCATCAACGCCCTATCGGTGAACTCCTACCAGCACTATGCGGAGAATAGCCTCCTCCCGGGGCCCCATACGGTGCCTATAGACAGGCTCTGGTTCACCGGCATCCCGGATTACCTGAAGCCTGAAGAGTCGTCTTTCTATCAGGAAATCCAGGAACGGGCCTCTTTCTACTCCTTCCTGGGGGTGAAATATATCCTGGCTCCATCACCCGTCTCCATTGATATGCCCCTTGTCTATGACGGTGAGGCGAAGGTGTATGAAAACCCTTCTGTCCTCCCTAGAGCGTTCCTCGTCTACCAGGTGGAATACGCCTCCTCCTACCAGCAAGCCCAGGAGGCCCTGAGCCGGCCCGATTTTGACCCGCTCTGCCGGGTGGTGCTGGAGCAGGAGGCTTCCTTCAGCCCCCAGGAAGGCCGGGGGACTGCCCGCATCCGAGAATACCAGCCCAACAGGGTGGTCATGGAGACGCAATCGGAGACCCCTGGGATTCTGGTCCTCACCGATGTCTTTTATCCCGGCTGGACAGCCTATATAGATGGCAAGGCCGCCAAGATATACAGGGCCAACGGCCTGGTCCGGGCGGTGATGGTGGACAAGGGGGACCACACCGTCGTCATGAGCTACTTCCCCCGCAGTCTTGCCTTGGGCCTGGCTGTTGCCCTTCTTGCTGGGGTGGCCTGTTTGGCCCTGATGTTCAGGAAAAGGAACCAAAAGGGCCTTTCCGGTTCCTTACAACTCTTGGCATAA
- a CDS encoding adenylyltransferase/cytidyltransferase family protein, producing the protein MKNHKIVPLDELAQIVSQCKAEGKKVVHCHGVFDLLHPGHILHFQAARGLGDVLVVTITRDAYVDKGPGRPVFKERLRAESLAALEVIDYVAFNDWPTSVETIRKLRPDIYAKGSDYRHPEDDLTGKIKEEEQAILSVGGKAHFTDELTFSSTSLLNAHFSVYPEAAEKFLRDFRQRYSAEEAIKWFQKLLPLKVLVLGDTIIDEYHYCVPMSRSPKENLIPAKYISEETFAGGILASANHVAGFCADVHLLTCLGIQNNYEKFILQHLRPNIKGKFFYREDAPTVVKRRFVDPAFLSKMFEVCFMNSHELPPAVAKQIEGYLNACISQYDLVVVNDFGHGFMTQEIIDVVCEKSRFLAVNAQTNSANMGFNLITKYPRADYVCLDEAEARLACHDRTGDLREINTMLAKSSGCSKVAVTQGHKGSLVYDREGGFFEIPVFSLEVKDRVGAGDAYFSITSPCVAAGFPGDLVGFIGNAVGALAVRIVGNRTPVEPVPLFKFIKALLAA; encoded by the coding sequence TTGAAGAACCACAAAATAGTGCCCCTGGACGAACTGGCGCAAATAGTCTCCCAGTGCAAAGCAGAGGGCAAGAAGGTAGTCCACTGCCACGGCGTCTTTGACCTCCTGCATCCCGGACACATCCTGCATTTTCAGGCCGCCAGGGGCCTGGGGGATGTCCTGGTGGTTACCATCACCCGGGACGCCTATGTGGACAAGGGGCCGGGAAGGCCGGTGTTCAAAGAACGCCTCAGGGCTGAATCTCTTGCCGCCCTGGAGGTCATAGACTATGTGGCCTTCAATGACTGGCCCACGTCGGTAGAGACGATAAGAAAGCTCAGGCCCGATATCTATGCCAAGGGCAGTGACTACCGGCACCCCGAGGACGATCTTACGGGCAAGATTAAAGAGGAAGAACAGGCCATCCTCTCCGTTGGGGGGAAGGCCCATTTCACCGACGAGCTAACCTTTAGCTCCACCAGCCTGCTCAATGCCCATTTCAGCGTCTACCCGGAGGCGGCGGAGAAGTTCCTGAGGGATTTCCGCCAGAGGTATTCCGCCGAGGAAGCAATCAAATGGTTCCAGAAACTCCTTCCCTTGAAAGTGCTGGTCTTGGGGGACACCATCATCGATGAATACCATTACTGTGTCCCCATGTCCAGGTCCCCCAAGGAAAACCTCATCCCCGCCAAGTACATTTCAGAGGAGACCTTTGCCGGGGGCATCCTGGCCTCAGCCAACCACGTAGCGGGTTTCTGCGCCGATGTCCACCTGCTCACCTGCCTGGGCATTCAGAACAATTACGAGAAATTCATCCTGCAACACCTCAGGCCGAATATAAAGGGGAAGTTTTTCTACCGGGAGGATGCCCCTACCGTTGTGAAACGGCGCTTTGTTGACCCAGCCTTCCTGAGCAAGATGTTTGAGGTCTGTTTCATGAACAGCCACGAATTGCCCCCTGCCGTGGCCAAACAAATAGAAGGCTATCTGAATGCATGCATATCCCAATATGACCTGGTAGTAGTGAACGACTTCGGCCATGGGTTTATGACCCAGGAAATAATAGATGTTGTGTGTGAGAAGTCCCGCTTCCTGGCAGTGAATGCCCAGACCAATAGTGCCAACATGGGCTTCAATCTTATTACCAAATATCCCCGGGCCGATTATGTCTGCCTTGATGAGGCCGAGGCCCGCCTGGCCTGCCACGATAGGACGGGGGACCTCAGGGAGATAAATACAATGCTGGCCAAAAGCTCAGGGTGCAGTAAGGTGGCTGTCACCCAGGGGCACAAGGGATCACTGGTCTATGACAGGGAGGGGGGATTCTTTGAGATCCCCGTCTTTTCCCTGGAAGTAAAGGACAGGGTTGGCGCCGGCGATGCCTATTTTTCCATCACCTCCCCCTGCGTGGCGGCGGGGTTCCCTGGGGACCTGGTGGGGTTTATTGGCAATGCGGTAGGGGCCCTGGCCGTCCGCATCGTGGGCAACAGGACCCCCGTGGAGCCTGTTCCCCTTTTCAAATTCATCAAGGCCCTTCTTGCAGCCTAA
- a CDS encoding SDR family oxidoreductase yields the protein MTSEKHILVTGGCGYVGSILVPKLAREYRVTLIDSMMFGNHLQGVENVTTVKGDIRDYTLMRSLLSSCTDVIHLASIANDPCSELDTAMTQSVNRDAVEHLVRAAKEQGVRRFISASSSAVYGVKEEESVTEDLPLAPLTLYARLKAETERIVASAAGRDFVTVSIRSATVCGVSPRMRFDVIVNMMAKMAIAGGAITVHGGDQYRPNVHIDDITDLYLFLLETPAEKIGGRVFNAGAKNHTVLEIAQMAQEEAGGIIYLDSNVTDNRSYRISSGLIRRELGWEPRRTIRDAIKDIKRAFDGGMFPDPDDDIFYNIRTMKALQPSDKR from the coding sequence ATGACATCGGAGAAACATATCCTGGTAACCGGTGGCTGTGGCTATGTAGGCAGCATCCTGGTCCCCAAGCTGGCCAGGGAATACAGGGTCACGTTGATAGATAGCATGATGTTCGGCAATCACCTGCAGGGTGTGGAGAATGTCACCACTGTAAAGGGCGATATCAGGGACTATACTCTGATGCGTTCCCTCCTATCCTCTTGCACCGATGTCATCCACCTGGCTTCCATAGCCAATGACCCCTGCTCTGAGCTTGACACAGCCATGACCCAATCAGTAAACCGGGATGCGGTGGAGCATCTGGTAAGAGCTGCCAAGGAGCAGGGCGTCCGGAGGTTCATCAGCGCCTCATCCAGTGCCGTATACGGCGTAAAGGAAGAGGAATCGGTGACCGAAGACCTCCCCCTCGCCCCCCTCACCCTCTACGCGAGGCTCAAGGCCGAGACAGAGAGAATCGTGGCCAGCGCCGCCGGCAGGGATTTCGTCACCGTTTCCATCCGGTCAGCAACTGTATGCGGTGTCTCACCCAGAATGAGATTTGACGTAATTGTCAATATGATGGCCAAGATGGCCATCGCCGGCGGGGCGATAACCGTTCATGGCGGCGACCAGTATCGGCCCAATGTCCATATTGATGACATCACCGACCTTTACCTCTTCCTCCTGGAAACCCCGGCGGAGAAGATAGGTGGCCGGGTGTTCAACGCCGGGGCCAAGAACCACACCGTCCTGGAAATAGCCCAGATGGCTCAGGAGGAGGCCGGTGGGATAATCTACCTGGATAGCAACGTCACGGACAACCGGTCCTATCGTATATCATCGGGGCTGATAAGAAGAGAGCTGGGCTGGGAGCCCCGGAGGACGATTCGGGATGCCATAAAGGACATCAAGAGGGCCTTTGACGGGGGTATGTTCCCCGACCCCGATGACGATATCTTCTACAACATCAGGACCATGAAAGCTCTTCAGCCGAGCGATAAACGGTGA
- a CDS encoding thiamine pyrophosphate-dependent dehydrogenase E1 component subunit alpha, with protein MMLLIRRTEEKIGELYPEQEMKCAVHLSIGEEASAVGVCAALRGDDVIYSTHRCHAHYLAKGGNLKRMVAELYGKAAGCCRGKGGSMHLADPEVGMMGSSAIVAGSIPLAVGSALAFSMKGNDRVAVALFGDGGAEQGSFTECLSFASLKSLPVIFVCENNLYATHTHISARQSKDNIHQRGEPYGVPGTQIDGNDVLAVYEAAFQAVERCRLGKGPSLLECRTYRWRGHVGPDYDYDLGYRSKQELEEWMRRCPILTYERSLVSAGICSQSDLDLIREEVDEEVARAVTFAKSSPEPEMDELLQDVY; from the coding sequence ATGATGCTTCTGATTCGGCGCACCGAAGAGAAGATTGGTGAGCTCTATCCAGAGCAGGAGATGAAGTGTGCAGTGCACCTTTCCATTGGCGAGGAGGCCTCGGCGGTCGGTGTTTGCGCCGCCTTGAGAGGGGACGATGTAATCTACAGCACTCACCGCTGCCATGCCCACTATCTGGCCAAGGGCGGAAACCTCAAGCGCATGGTGGCCGAACTATATGGAAAGGCCGCAGGCTGTTGCCGGGGCAAGGGCGGCTCCATGCATCTGGCTGACCCCGAGGTTGGGATGATGGGCTCTTCCGCCATTGTAGCCGGGTCCATACCCCTGGCTGTGGGCTCGGCCCTGGCCTTCAGCATGAAAGGGAATGACAGAGTGGCAGTGGCCCTTTTCGGCGACGGCGGGGCGGAACAGGGCTCTTTCACGGAGTGCCTTAGTTTTGCTTCTCTGAAGAGTTTGCCTGTCATATTCGTTTGCGAGAATAACCTGTACGCTACCCATACGCATATTTCAGCCCGCCAGTCTAAAGACAACATCCACCAGCGGGGCGAGCCTTACGGGGTTCCCGGCACTCAAATAGACGGGAACGATGTGCTGGCAGTCTATGAGGCTGCTTTCCAGGCCGTGGAACGCTGTCGTTTGGGGAAGGGCCCTTCTCTACTGGAGTGTCGCACCTATAGGTGGAGGGGGCATGTTGGGCCTGACTATGACTATGACCTGGGCTACAGAAGCAAACAGGAACTGGAGGAATGGATGCGCCGATGCCCCATTTTGACTTATGAAAGGAGTCTGGTCAGTGCTGGGATTTGCAGCCAAAGCGACCTTGACTTGATTAGGGAAGAAGTGGATGAAGAGGTCGCCAGGGCTGTAACCTTCGCGAAAAGCAGCCCGGAGCCGGAGATGGACGAGCTTCTGCAGGACGTCTATTAG
- a CDS encoding alpha-ketoacid dehydrogenase subunit beta — translation MKENQAIRQAKYVEAIGEALVQAMECDERVFVMGIGVDDPTGVFGSTRPAFKRFGKKRVFTIPLSENAITGVGIGAALSGLRPIMVHARNDFLLLTMDQLVNHAAKWSYMAGGRMKVPFTIRAIIGRGWGQGPQHSQSLQALFVHTPGLKVVMPATPYDAKGLLLASIGDDCPVIFIEHRRLYDTVGPVPEETYTVPLGKGAVRREGRDVTVVASSLMVLEALQASQLLQSDGIAAEVIDLRTLSPLDDELVFDSVRKTGRLVVADTGWETCGVAAEVSARVASNVFGSLKAPIRRVCLPNSPTPTCPSLEKEFYPGAEDIAAAVRTVVGRGKEPMRPRASARTQESWDKGFTGPF, via the coding sequence ATGAAGGAGAACCAGGCAATCCGGCAGGCTAAATACGTAGAGGCGATTGGTGAAGCCCTTGTTCAGGCCATGGAATGCGACGAGAGAGTTTTCGTCATGGGCATTGGGGTGGATGACCCCACCGGTGTCTTCGGCAGCACCCGGCCTGCCTTCAAGAGGTTCGGCAAGAAACGCGTCTTCACCATTCCTCTCTCGGAGAACGCTATCACTGGTGTGGGGATAGGTGCTGCCCTCTCGGGGCTTCGCCCGATAATGGTCCACGCCAGAAACGACTTCCTGCTGCTGACCATGGACCAGTTGGTCAACCATGCCGCGAAGTGGAGCTACATGGCGGGCGGCCGCATGAAGGTTCCTTTCACGATTCGTGCCATCATTGGTAGGGGATGGGGCCAGGGTCCGCAGCACTCGCAGAGCCTCCAGGCCCTGTTCGTGCACACACCCGGCCTGAAAGTTGTCATGCCGGCTACTCCCTACGATGCCAAGGGTTTGTTGCTAGCCAGCATTGGGGATGATTGCCCGGTCATTTTCATTGAACACCGGAGGCTTTACGACACCGTGGGACCGGTCCCAGAGGAAACGTACACCGTCCCTCTGGGGAAAGGCGCAGTGCGGCGTGAGGGAAGAGATGTCACGGTGGTGGCAAGCTCCCTGATGGTGCTGGAAGCCTTACAAGCTTCGCAACTTCTGCAGAGCGATGGCATAGCTGCTGAGGTAATTGACCTCCGCACCCTAAGCCCTCTGGACGATGAACTGGTCTTTGACTCGGTTAGAAAGACTGGAAGGCTGGTGGTGGCGGACACAGGCTGGGAAACCTGTGGCGTTGCCGCTGAAGTGTCTGCCCGGGTAGCCAGCAACGTGTTTGGTTCCTTGAAGGCCCCCATCAGACGGGTGTGCCTCCCGAATTCACCAACTCCCACCTGTCCCAGCCTGGAAAAGGAGTTTTATCCCGGTGCCGAAGATATTGCTGCTGCGGTGAGAACGGTCGTGGGGAGGGGGAAAGAGCCCATGCGGCCTCGTGCTTCAGCCCGGACCCAAGAGTCGTGGGACAAGGGATTTACAGGCCCATTTTAG
- a CDS encoding glycosyltransferase family 2 protein, whose product MKESMRPSISVIIPALNEEKAVGPTVEALLAALDDRFSRYEILIFDDGSTDGTGDLAETLATRDANIRVVHNPRNMGLGYNYRRGVELAQNDYVVLFPGDNQFPADSMAELLRHVSWADIIIPYHTNDRIRPWHRRLISRLFILTMNLLFGLGVKYYTGTVIHRRELIRSVPISSTGFAYQAEALTRLLRSGHSYLEVGIQIQEREFGTTTMFSLKNIRNVLTTVARLFGDIRIRGGKRYNKRPKRIIR is encoded by the coding sequence ATGAAGGAGAGTATGAGGCCGTCCATCTCCGTAATCATCCCTGCTCTCAACGAGGAAAAGGCTGTGGGGCCCACCGTGGAGGCGCTGCTGGCAGCCCTGGACGACAGGTTCAGCCGGTACGAAATCCTGATTTTCGATGATGGCAGCACGGACGGCACAGGAGACTTGGCGGAAACCCTGGCGACCCGAGACGCAAACATCAGGGTGGTGCACAATCCCAGGAACATGGGCCTGGGCTACAACTATAGAAGGGGGGTGGAACTGGCTCAGAACGACTACGTGGTCCTTTTTCCGGGGGATAATCAGTTCCCCGCTGATTCCATGGCGGAACTCTTGCGCCATGTAAGCTGGGCAGACATTATCATCCCGTATCATACCAATGACCGCATCCGACCCTGGCACCGAAGGCTGATTTCCCGCCTCTTCATACTGACCATGAACCTCCTGTTCGGACTGGGGGTCAAGTATTACACGGGAACTGTCATCCACAGGAGAGAGTTAATTCGCTCTGTCCCCATCTCGTCCACAGGCTTCGCGTATCAGGCTGAGGCCTTAACGCGGCTGCTCAGGTCAGGGCACAGCTACCTTGAGGTGGGCATACAAATCCAGGAGAGAGAATTTGGCACCACTACTATGTTCAGCTTGAAGAACATCCGGAATGTGCTCACAACTGTGGCCAGACTCTTTGGGGATATCCGCATCCGAGGTGGAAAGAGGTATAACAAGCGCCCCAAGAGGATAATCCGGTGA
- a CDS encoding B12-binding domain-containing radical SAM protein — protein MKILFVVQTIDFIDPIGMMLMSALAKKKGHRTRLAVISRENLLDRIAGLKPDIVAYSASTGEHKYYIEANKVVKARFPHIFTIMGGAHTTFYPECISESTLDAVCVGEGDEAFPELLGALERGQDISGIRNIVTRAGQRNGLRPLFEDLDSLPFPDRELFYKTTEMGQFPLKSFMASRGCPYPCTYCFNHAFRKLYRGMGKLVRRHSVDYVIEEVAQVKRRYRLDVVKFYDDIFAYRVDDWLEDFAKKYRREIGLPFHCLTRADLMTEDVAKLLKEAGCFSISMSIEAGNPQFRNEVLKRNMTDEQIIRAFHICRKSGIKTFSNNIIGLPYATIQNEIETLDLNLKCKVSYAEFPIFHPYPRTELGDFCIEKGIWKGNYAQLHMSYMNRSPLSCFAEKEKAVQKNLAELGLLVIWFPFLRNLVVKRLIYRPHTRLFLWAYVLAKAYLVRKRVYPVKLKVGDVVRLLRKTFSLETFKHSDEQLLIDKGSPRRNSQCQEL, from the coding sequence GTGAAAATCCTGTTCGTTGTCCAGACTATAGATTTCATTGACCCCATTGGCATGATGCTGATGTCTGCTCTGGCCAAGAAGAAAGGCCATAGAACCCGTCTGGCAGTCATCAGCCGGGAAAACCTGCTGGATAGAATCGCCGGGCTTAAACCAGACATAGTCGCCTACAGTGCCTCCACGGGTGAGCACAAATATTACATAGAGGCTAACAAGGTAGTTAAGGCCAGGTTCCCTCATATCTTCACCATCATGGGTGGGGCCCATACTACCTTCTATCCCGAGTGCATAAGTGAGAGCACCCTGGACGCGGTCTGTGTGGGTGAGGGGGACGAGGCCTTCCCCGAGCTACTGGGGGCCCTGGAGAGAGGGCAGGATATTTCCGGAATTCGGAATATCGTCACCCGCGCCGGGCAAAGGAATGGCCTCCGGCCTCTTTTTGAAGACCTGGACAGCCTGCCCTTCCCCGATAGGGAGCTATTCTATAAGACCACAGAGATGGGGCAGTTCCCCCTCAAGAGCTTCATGGCCTCCCGGGGGTGTCCTTATCCCTGCACCTACTGCTTCAACCATGCCTTCAGGAAGCTCTACCGGGGCATGGGCAAGCTGGTCCGAAGGCACTCGGTGGACTACGTCATAGAAGAGGTGGCCCAGGTAAAGAGGCGGTATCGTCTGGATGTGGTGAAGTTCTACGACGATATCTTCGCCTACCGGGTGGATGACTGGCTGGAGGACTTTGCCAAAAAATACAGGAGGGAGATAGGCCTCCCCTTCCATTGCCTCACCAGGGCGGACCTGATGACGGAGGATGTGGCCAAATTGCTCAAGGAGGCAGGCTGCTTCTCCATCAGCATGTCCATTGAGGCGGGGAACCCCCAGTTCCGCAATGAAGTCCTGAAGCGAAACATGACCGATGAGCAGATCATCCGCGCCTTCCATATCTGCCGCAAATCTGGCATCAAGACCTTCTCCAACAATATCATTGGCCTTCCTTATGCCACGATACAGAATGAGATTGAAACCCTGGACCTGAACCTCAAATGCAAGGTCTCGTATGCCGAGTTCCCTATCTTCCACCCCTATCCCAGGACAGAACTGGGTGACTTCTGTATTGAGAAGGGGATATGGAAGGGCAACTATGCCCAGCTCCATATGTCCTATATGAACCGTTCCCCCCTTTCCTGTTTTGCCGAGAAAGAAAAGGCCGTGCAGAAGAACCTGGCCGAGCTGGGCCTTCTCGTCATCTGGTTCCCCTTCCTGAGGAACCTGGTAGTGAAGCGGCTCATCTATCGGCCCCACACCAGACTCTTCCTCTGGGCTTATGTCCTAGCCAAAGCGTATCTGGTGCGGAAGCGAGTTTATCCGGTGAAGTTGAAGGTAGGGGACGTGGTCAGGCTCCTTCGCAAGACGTTCAGTCTAGAGACCTTCAAGCATAGCGATGAGCAGCTTCTCATCGATAAGGGAAGCCCGCGAAGGAACAGTCAATGCCAGGAGCTGTGA
- a CDS encoding DegT/DnrJ/EryC1/StrS family aminotransferase, which produces MKVGYSYLLQQFDVRPGKMKVSYMDLPRGTNATEILRALREQLKVCNFTLGPEVAEFEAKFAALHGTKQAIGVNSGTDALFLTMKAVGIGPGDEVITVPNSFIATAAAIANTGARPVFVDAGDDYNINPDLIEEAVTPRTRAILPVHLTGNPADMPRIMEIAHRYGLLVIEDACQAVSASINGKPVGSFGISGCFSLHPLKNLNVWGDGGVLTTDSDELAEKLRLMRNHGLKNRDECEFFAYNSRLDTVQAIVALRLMPALEAATEARIRHARVYDEAFSQLGELIKVPPRKAQVRQVFHTYVVQAKDRDNLYEYLCSNGVEAKIHYPIPIHLQKASRYLGYKEGDFPLCEAQARSIITLPVHQHLTEIQLEYVVGKVGEFYGE; this is translated from the coding sequence ATGAAGGTGGGGTACTCGTACCTGCTTCAGCAGTTTGATGTCCGGCCAGGCAAGATGAAAGTGTCCTATATGGACCTTCCCAGGGGGACCAACGCCACCGAAATCCTCCGGGCTCTTCGGGAGCAGCTCAAAGTCTGTAACTTTACGCTGGGCCCGGAGGTAGCCGAGTTTGAGGCGAAGTTCGCCGCCCTGCACGGGACCAAACAGGCCATAGGGGTGAATTCAGGGACAGATGCGCTTTTCCTTACAATGAAGGCTGTGGGCATTGGGCCCGGAGATGAGGTTATCACTGTTCCCAACAGCTTCATCGCCACAGCAGCAGCCATCGCAAATACAGGAGCCCGGCCTGTCTTTGTGGACGCGGGGGATGATTACAATATCAATCCTGACCTGATTGAAGAAGCTGTCACGCCGCGCACCAGGGCCATCCTCCCTGTGCACCTTACGGGAAACCCCGCCGATATGCCCAGGATAATGGAGATAGCGCACAGGTACGGACTGCTGGTAATTGAAGATGCGTGCCAGGCAGTGAGCGCTTCTATCAATGGAAAGCCCGTCGGTTCCTTTGGCATCTCCGGTTGTTTCAGCCTGCACCCGCTCAAAAATCTCAACGTCTGGGGGGACGGTGGGGTGCTCACTACCGACTCTGATGAGCTGGCCGAGAAACTCCGGTTGATGAGAAATCACGGCCTGAAAAACCGGGACGAATGCGAATTCTTCGCCTACAATAGCCGGCTGGATACAGTTCAGGCGATTGTTGCCTTAAGACTTATGCCTGCTCTGGAGGCCGCCACCGAGGCCCGCATCAGGCACGCTCGGGTCTATGATGAGGCCTTTTCGCAACTGGGCGAGTTGATCAAGGTGCCTCCCCGCAAAGCTCAGGTGAGGCAGGTGTTCCATACATACGTAGTTCAAGCCAAGGATAGAGACAATCTGTATGAGTATCTCTGTTCCAATGGCGTAGAGGCCAAGATCCATTATCCCATACCCATTCATCTTCAGAAGGCATCGCGTTATCTTGGCTACAAGGAGGGCGACTTCCCCCTGTGCGAGGCTCAGGCGAGGTCCATTATCACCCTTCCCGTGCACCAGCATCTAACAGAGATACAGCTGGAATACGTCGTTGGCAAGGTAGGAGAATTCTACGGAGAATGA